From Acidobacteriota bacterium, the proteins below share one genomic window:
- a CDS encoding aldo/keto reductase encodes MEYRFLGHSGLKVSELSYGTWVTFGDQIGEDEAFPCLTAAWDAGVNFFDTAEVYARGRAETLLGRLIRKAGWKRSDLVIATKIFWGGPGPNDKGLSRKHIIEGMNASLERLQMDYVDLVFCHRPDKDTPVEETVRAMTHLINTGRAMYWGTSEWSATRIMEAWAVARREHLIPPTMEQPEYHMFHRERVESEYRDLYARIGLGTTIWSPLAGGLLTGKYAKGVPEGTRPTVRGYTWLRKRFEGAAAADILARTGKLAKLAADLDITTAQLALAWCLKNPNVSTVITGASRAEQVVENMKAAEAVKKLKPAVMERIEEILGNRPAPEPDYKA; translated from the coding sequence ATGGAATATCGTTTTCTCGGCCATTCGGGTCTCAAGGTGTCGGAGCTTTCCTACGGAACATGGGTGACGTTCGGCGACCAGATCGGGGAGGATGAGGCCTTCCCGTGCCTCACGGCCGCCTGGGACGCCGGCGTCAACTTCTTCGATACGGCCGAGGTCTATGCGCGCGGCCGGGCCGAAACCCTTCTGGGCCGGCTCATCCGCAAGGCCGGTTGGAAGCGCTCGGACCTCGTCATCGCCACAAAGATTTTCTGGGGCGGCCCCGGGCCGAACGACAAGGGCCTGTCCCGTAAGCACATTATCGAAGGCATGAACGCCTCGCTCGAGCGCCTCCAGATGGACTACGTCGATCTCGTCTTCTGCCACCGGCCGGACAAGGACACGCCCGTCGAAGAAACCGTCCGGGCCATGACCCACCTCATCAACACGGGCCGGGCCATGTACTGGGGGACGAGCGAATGGAGCGCGACGCGGATCATGGAGGCCTGGGCCGTCGCGCGGCGCGAGCACCTCATCCCGCCGACCATGGAGCAGCCGGAATACCACATGTTCCACCGCGAGCGCGTCGAGAGCGAATATCGAGACCTCTACGCGCGCATCGGGTTGGGAACGACGATCTGGAGCCCGCTTGCCGGCGGGCTGCTCACGGGGAAATACGCCAAGGGCGTCCCTGAGGGGACGCGGCCGACCGTCCGCGGCTACACGTGGCTCAGGAAGCGGTTCGAGGGCGCGGCCGCGGCGGACATCCTGGCCAGGACGGGGAAACTGGCGAAGCTTGCGGCCGATCTCGATATCACGACGGCCCAGCTCGCCCTGGCCTGGTGCCTGAAGAACCCGAATGTCAGCACCGTGATCACCGGGGCGTCACGGGCCGAACAGGTCGTCGAGAACATGAAGGCGGCTGAAGCTGTAAAAAAACTCAAGCCCGCCGTCATGGAGCGCATCGAGGAGATTCTCGGCAACCGCCCGGCGCCGGAACCGGATTACAAAGCCTGA
- a CDS encoding diacylglycerol kinase family lipid kinase has translation MKIFVVANPVGGNADAEELRRLLEAHLSGCVYEIFETTGKDNVSEVVAEALERGFDLIVAAGGDGTVSAVAAGLVGRQVPMAILPFGTGNMLARELDIPLNPDDAVQLLVEGFHTRRIDGMRVKGCLSLLSVSMGITSMTMQETGREEKRHWGQFAYLWTGILQLGGRRLNRFKLEIDGKTKTVRASEVYVSNSRMVGIKPFNLGPDVQPDDGVVSVCVMRALTVWDYLQVAIQLAFGRPRKKEIECDLARQTVKVSAGRQIPVQADGEVVGSTPVEVEVVPAAVRVVVPRPE, from the coding sequence ATGAAAATATTCGTGGTCGCCAACCCCGTAGGCGGGAACGCGGATGCCGAAGAACTGCGCCGGCTGCTCGAGGCGCACCTGTCGGGGTGCGTTTATGAGATCTTCGAGACAACAGGGAAGGACAATGTGTCCGAAGTCGTAGCCGAAGCTTTGGAGCGCGGCTTCGACCTGATCGTTGCGGCCGGCGGCGACGGCACCGTATCCGCCGTGGCTGCCGGGTTGGTCGGTCGCCAGGTCCCGATGGCGATCCTCCCCTTCGGGACCGGGAATATGCTGGCTCGGGAGCTGGACATTCCACTGAACCCGGATGATGCCGTCCAGTTGCTGGTTGAGGGGTTCCATACGCGCCGGATCGATGGCATGAGGGTGAAAGGGTGTTTATCGTTGTTAAGTGTAAGCATGGGGATTACGTCCATGACCATGCAGGAAACGGGCCGGGAGGAGAAACGTCACTGGGGTCAGTTCGCTTACCTATGGACGGGGATACTGCAGCTTGGCGGGCGGAGGTTGAACCGCTTTAAATTGGAGATCGACGGGAAAACCAAAACAGTCAGAGCCTCCGAAGTTTACGTCAGCAACAGCCGGATGGTGGGGATCAAACCGTTCAACCTGGGGCCCGATGTGCAGCCCGATGATGGCGTGGTATCGGTGTGCGTGATGAGAGCGCTCACCGTCTGGGATTACCTGCAAGTGGCGATACAACTGGCGTTCGGCCGGCCGAGAAAGAAAGAGATCGAATGTGATCTGGCGCGGCAGACGGTTAAAGTGAGCGCCGGTCGACAAATCCCGGTCCAGGCAGACGGGGAAGTCGTGGGCAGCACGCCGGTCGAGGTGGAAGTGGTTCCGGCGGCCGTTCGGGTGGTTGTGCCGAGGCCTGAATAG